One Elusimicrobiota bacterium genomic window, TCCCGGTTTTACACCGGAGCAATGCCGGACGCTGCACGACATCATGCGTCTCATCCACGAGTTTTCTTATCTGGAGATGTTCCAGATCAGCGAGATCGTTTCCGACAGAGGGGCCGGTTCGCTCAAGCTGGACGCTCCCATTCCTCTGGACCTTTTCATTATTGATCTGGGAGGCGGTTTGAGCGACGTTTCCGCGAATGCAAAAAAGGTCAAGGTGGATAAGATTACGTCGCTCCCCTTCAAAGCTCTCCTCAAGGGTATGCTCCACGACAAGCTGCGCTTCCAGAAGCCGCGCCCCGTTGAATTCGGCGGTTTTTTCTCGGTCATGCGCGAACAGATATTGGTCAATCCCAATGCCAACGAACGATTCGGTGATCGGAGCTATGCCATCATCGCGGACAAATATCTCAATTTCAGCTCGCGGGTGGGCTATCACTACAGCGTTCTGGATTGCTACTGCGGCCAGACGATCAACAAAAACTACATCACTTTTTCCTATAAGGGGGGCGCTGCCGACGATGTGCGCAGAAACCGGCGTGCCCGAAGCATCGCCATCATTCTCATGGCGCTGGATTTTTCCGTGAATGTCGAGGGGGACCGGGTGGACGCCCGCTTTCAGAAATACGAGCAATCCGTGATTGAAGAAAAACTGGATGGTCTCGGACGGTTGCTGCAGTTCACCCGGCAGATGGATATGCTGATGCGAAGCGAAGCCACTGTGGAAACGGTGGCGAAGAACTTCCTGGAGGGCAATTACGATTACGACTGATTTGAAACAATGTACCCCGGCCTGACGGCATGTTCCGGCGGAGCGACGGCCAGCGCGCCGGTATCGGTTGCTTCACGAACTTCCACCGTCCCCACCGGCTGTCCGGCCTCGGTCAGCAGCATCAGCTGCATACCGGCCTGGATGCCCTGCTTGCGTCCCAGACCAAAGTAGATTTCAACTCCTTCCGGGGTTTCCCTAACCCGGTACACCACTGCCTTGCCACTCTGTGCCATGAGTTCTTCGATGCGCCGCGAAAGCACGAAGACACCGGTAAAGGCAAAACCGATCAGCGGAAGGCAAATAGCGACGATCCACCAGGGGTGAGGGCCCAGATGACGCATGATCAGCGATCGGGAACTTCGGCGATAACTGTCCGCATCCGGATAGACACGGATCTGAAAGGTGGAAGAGGGCTTCCGGGCTGCTTTTCCCATGGAACGGACCGTCAGACTGTACTCACCCGGCGCGATTTCCGCACTCACGGCGAGAATTCCATTCCACCTGAATCCTCCAAACCAGAACCCGGGGTGTGTGGAACGGAAGGTGAGTCGGAGGAGATCGGAAGTGGCCGCATAGGTCAGGTCTTCCATGCGCTTCACTTCTTCCTCCAGCGGACCGTCGATTTCCACGGAGGCTCCGGGAAGCACTCGCATCAAATTGGCAGGCTGCCCGAAGCGGGCGCTCACGTCGTCAATCACCGCAACAAGGAAAAGAATCGAAGCGATCGTCCCCAGCGTGGCGAGCCGATTTCTCCACGGGGTGGCCTGGGCCAAATTCATGTTTGTTGCGCTTCAGGCTCCCCGGAGCGGACCCTCCTGATGACCAGTTTGGCAGCAATCAATGTGGGAATGAGCATGCCCATGAATGCCTTGAGGAAAACGGGAGTGAAATTATCCGCATCCAGGTTGGCGAAATAGATGCTGATACAAAGTTCGACCAGCACCAGGACGTCCGCCACCACCACCGCAATCTTCTGGCGCAAATTCATCTGAATCGATCCCCCTTATTCCCCCTTGCTCCGGCGATGCTCTACTTCTTGAAAATATCCGTTTTGCTCACATTCATCAATCGCCTCGCCTTGCCCTCCTCCTTATAATAGATGCGGATATCGTCGCCGCTATCCCAGGTGTCGACCGGCATGGCAAAGTACTCGTCGGGCACGGAGAATGTGGTCACGGTTTTCTGACGCTTGGAGTAGATGGTAATCGTCCTGCGGTGCGGATCCACCACGGGAAACGTCTTCGGTTTCCTGGTGACGTTGTCCAAAACCAGGGGGTCA contains:
- a CDS encoding phosphoenolpyruvate synthase — translated: PGFTPEQCRTLHDIMRLIHEFSYLEMFQISEIVSDRGAGSLKLDAPIPLDLFIIDLGGGLSDVSANAKKVKVDKITSLPFKALLKGMLHDKLRFQKPRPVEFGGFFSVMREQILVNPNANERFGDRSYAIIADKYLNFSSRVGYHYSVLDCYCGQTINKNYITFSYKGGAADDVRRNRRARSIAIILMALDFSVNVEGDRVDARFQKYEQSVIEEKLDGLGRLLQFTRQMDMLMRSEATVETVAKNFLEGNYDYD